The Dehalogenimonas sp. THU2 genome has a window encoding:
- a CDS encoding response regulator, which produces MSNKPIASKPLVLVVDDSPDVISLVCGLLRDSYTLKIATNGKSALKVIESGVIPDLILLDIMMPQMDGYATLNAIKQLPETNSIPVIMLTAEGYLLNKTLAFNMGAVDYITKPVNASDLISRVAAALGK; this is translated from the coding sequence ATGAGTAATAAACCGATTGCTTCAAAACCACTGGTCCTGGTCGTCGATGATTCCCCGGATGTGATCAGCCTGGTATGCGGCTTACTCCGTGACAGCTACACTCTCAAAATCGCCACAAATGGCAAAAGCGCATTAAAGGTGATCGAATCAGGAGTGATCCCTGACTTAATACTGTTGGATATTATGATGCCTCAAATGGACGGATACGCGACCTTGAATGCCATTAAGCAATTACCTGAGACTAATAGTATCCCGGTGATAATGCTGACAGCGGAAGGTTATCTGTTGAATAAAACTCTCGCCTTTAATATGGGGGCAGTCGACTACATCACTAAACCAGTAAATGCCAGCGATCTGATCTCACGAGTGGCTGCGGCTCTGGGTAAATAA